The Candidatus Sphingomonas colombiensis genome contains the following window.
CGACCTCTGAGCCCTTTTCAAGCACGCACACCGAGATGTCGGCTTCCTTCTCGGCGGCAAGCTGTTTGAGGCGTATCGCCGCGCTGAGGCCAGCAGGCCCCGCGCCGACAATCACCACGTCATAGGGCATCGATTCGCGTTCGCTCATTCTTCTCTCCCGTGCCATTCGCATTCGGGCGCGATCCGGCAACGTCCTGTCCGTCACCGGCTCTCAAGGGAATTGACCCGCGCGTCAACGCCAATCCTTATACGCGCGATGGGGGCAGATCAGATTTTCGATTGGGCAAAGGCTACCGCGAGCACGCTCGAATGGTGGGAAACCGCGGGTGCGGACGTGCTTGTCAGCGATGAAGCGTTCGACTGGCTCGCCGCGCCGGAACCGGAAGCGTCCGCGCGCCCGGCCGACGCGCGCGTGCCAGAGCGCCGCGGGCAGTCGGCGACCCCGGCCGCCGCGCCGCCACGGGCCCTCGTGCTACCGCCGACGCTGGAAGGATTTCTCGCCTGGCGCGCGGGCGCCGATGCGCCGGAAGCCGAGTGGGGCGGCACGCTCATCCCCGCCTCAGGCGCCATGACCGCGGATCTGATGATCCTGATCGACTGCCCCGATCGCGACGACCGGGAGGGGCTGCTGTCCGGCGAGACGGCGCGACTATTCGATCGGATGCTCGCCGCGATCGGGCGCAGCCGCGCGGACGTGCATCTCGCCGCCGTCGCCGCCGCGCGTCCGATCGCCGGCCGTTTGCCCCGCGAACAACAGGACACATTGTTCGAAATTGCCCGCCATCATGTTGCGCTGGTCGCCCCGAAACGGCTCCTAACTCTAGGAAATGCGGCGAGTCGTGCGTTGCTTTCGGTGGACGTCGCCGAAGCCCGTGGGCGTTTGCACCCTGTTGATCATAAGGGTGGCAGGAAGACCGAGGTTGTGGCGAGCTATCACCCGCGTCTGTTGCGCGAGCGTCCTGCCGCCAAGGCCGAGGCCTGGAGGGATTTACAATTGCTGATTGGGGGAATGCAGGCGTGATTGCGAAATTCGTAGCGGCGGCGGGTCTTACCGCACTGTCTGCGGGGATTGCTTATGCCGATCCGCTACCGGCTGGGACGACCATCGCCACCACTGGCGCAACCGCGACTACCGCGCTCAGCGCCAAGCCCGGCGTGCCGACGCAACTCTCCCCCGAGCAGCGCACCGCCTATCGCGCGGTATTCACCGCGATCCGCGAGCAGCGCTGGCAGGATGCGCAGATCGGCCTCACCGCGATGGCGCCCGGCCCGCTCCATTCCTACGCGCTCGCCGAGCTTTATACCGCCAAGGGTTCGCCACGCGTCGAACTCGATCCGCTCGTGAAGCTGGTGACCGACGCGCCCGAACTGCCGCAAGCCGAAGCAGTGGCACGGCTGGCGCGCGCACGCGGCGCGAATGATCTGCCGCCATTGCCTGAGGCACAGCGGCTTATCTGGCAGGATGGCGCGCCCAACCGCATACGCGTCAAGGCCACCCGGAGCGATCAGGTCGCGGCCGATCTCGCACAGAAGATGCAGCCCTATATCAAGGGCGACATGG
Protein-coding sequences here:
- a CDS encoding uracil-DNA glycosylase family protein; its protein translation is MGADQIFDWAKATASTLEWWETAGADVLVSDEAFDWLAAPEPEASARPADARVPERRGQSATPAAAPPRALVLPPTLEGFLAWRAGADAPEAEWGGTLIPASGAMTADLMILIDCPDRDDREGLLSGETARLFDRMLAAIGRSRADVHLAAVAAARPIAGRLPREQQDTLFEIARHHVALVAPKRLLTLGNAASRALLSVDVAEARGRLHPVDHKGGRKTEVVASYHPRLLRERPAAKAEAWRDLQLLIGGMQA